The window TATCATCCGACTACGATTAATTCGATGTTGACAGCCTTTAAAAGGGTATTAGGAGAAACTCAGAAACTGGGATTGATGGAGTTTGAGGTTTATCAAAAAACTGTTGATTTTAAAAAAGTTGTTGGTACAGCAGAGCCAAAAGGACGGGCATTAAGTAAAAAGGAGATTGGGCAAATCATTGCTACTTGTGATGGCAATAGTCCTACTGATATTCGTGATCGGGCAATTATCGGTATTTTGCGCGGTGGTGGTTTACGACGAGGGGAATTAATTAATTTGGAATTACGAGATTTAGAGTTAGATACTGGTAAATTAATTATTCGTCAGGGAAAAGGACATAAAACTCGTCATGTTTATATTCCTTCATCGGCTTTGGAATTTGTTAAACAATGGCTACAGTTACGAGGTTATGAAGATGGTTATCTATTCTGTCGTATTCATCGGGGTGGACATCTGAAAATGGGAAAAATGCACTCTGATTCTATCTGGCGTATGCTTCAAAAACGAGCAAAAATGGCGAATCTTAAATCTTGCTGTCCCCATGATTTAAGACGTACTTTCTGCGGTGATTTATTGTCGGCAGGAGTGGACATTGTCACCGTGCAAAAATTAGCCGGTCATGCCTCTCCTATAACTACTGCTAGTTATGATCGCCGTGATGATGAGATTAGACGTAATGCCGTAGAAAATTTAGGTTTTTAATCAAGCCTTTTTTCTTACGAAAAAGATATTTTTTTATAACGAGAAAGTATTAATTAATTTCACTACTTTTTTTCTGTATCTCCGTCCCTAAACCAAACATGAATTTATCCAAAATTTCAGGAGGAAAGATTTGCAAAGCCTCTTGTATCGTCTCTTGGTCAGAACCTGTATTAATAAGAAAGACATTTTTCCCAACCACATTATTTGATCCAATAATCAAAATTGGATGACTTTTATCCTTTTCTTGTTCTTCATTACTAATCGATTTCATCTTGACTTTTTCCTCTTTTACAACTACCTGTGTTGACTCTGCAAATAATTCTTTTGTTCCTAAAATATCCTGATTAAGCATTAAATATTTCTTTGTTAACAATATTATTACTTTTTAGTACATAAAAATATAACAAAGACATTGAAATAAATAAAGACTTCAATGAATTAATCTTTTTTCTTGAGCCAATTCCGATAATAAAGTAAACACACCATTAGAAGCAATGGTTTTCAATACTTCCGCCTGAACAGAAAATGGAGCTTCGGCGATAAGTTTTACTAAGTCTGGTTTTGGCGGTTCTAGTTCAGCCTCTGCTAATAATTCTATAAAACGCTGATAGGCTTCAGGTGATAGTTTTTTTAGCCCCTCTCTGATTTTATCAAATATTTTCACTCCTGTATTTTTCTCCCCATTTCTAAATAAACTCAAGGTTACTTCTGGTACTCCTGAAATTCTTGCAAGATCTCTCGCACAAAAAAAATCTTTATATTCAGTTAACACTATATCTAAACATTCATGAGTCTTCATAATTCATTGAATCTAAATAAAATTTATTACCTTTAGTAATTGATAAAAATGATAAGTGCATATATAATGTATTTTAACATATTGATAAAAAAAGCCACTAAAAGCGGCGAAGAAAAAAGCAAAAAAAAATTATTTTTTACCTTTTATTTTATTAATCAGGTAACTTCTTCATTATGTCACAAAAATTTCATTTTATCGATAGTCCCAGAATAATACCGAGAGGAAAACAAAAAATTCCCCCCAGTGGACACCTCGCCCCAGTCATTGAATTTAAGAACGGAAAGGCTTATCCAGCAATTAGTGGAGTTGATTTACAAGAAAGACAGGCTCGAAAATTAGATTGTCCCGAAGATTATCCTCACTGGTTTACCTGGTTTTATCAATGGGCAGAAAAAGACGAGCTTACCGATTTGTGGAGAACTAACTCTATTCGTGTTCCTCCTTGTCTCGTTAAATTCGTTAGATACATGATTGACCGAGATAAATCTATTTCTGAAATTCTCTTATTTATCCGTAAAAATAAGAATTCTTCTCGAAGTCATAAGTTAGACATCAGAACTTAAAAGTATTTGTAATCAAGTAATAAGTAATAATCTTTAACTTAAATCTTTACTTAAAAATTTATGAAACCGATTAAAGAAGTAACGAAACAAAATCCCTGTCCCCACTGCGGTAAACCAGACTGGTGTTATTCCATCGGTAACCTTTCCGTCTGTAATCGTGATAATCCCCCGGCTGATGGTTGGTATCAAACCAATAAAACAGATCGAGATGGTCATTTTTATTATGCCCCCATTCATGATTTACCTGAAAAACAACCCAAACAATCGAACACAAGGACATGGGAATATTTAGATCCCACAGGAAATAAATTAGTCAGAGTGGTAAGGATAGATCCTCAAAAAATTATCTGGCAGGAATACTGGTTAGAACACCCAGACTTAGCCAAATTCAGAACGGAGGGATACTGGGTGAAATTATCCCAAAAAGATTATGACAAGGGCAAATGTACCCAAGCCCAATGGGAATTATTTAATCAACTGAAAGAAGAAAAACGTCAACATATCCCCATATACCGTTACCACGAGATTCAAAAGGCAATATCCGAAAATAAAACCATCTTCATTGTGGAAGGCGAAAGTTGTGCCGATAAATTATGGGAGTTAGGTATTCCAGCTACTACTAATATCGGTGGCTCGAAAAAATGGCGTTCTTCTCATACTCAAGACTTGTTAGAAGGGAGTAGAGAGCGATCAGCCGTCCCCTCAATAGTGCTTTGTCCAGACAGGGATAAACCGGGGGTAGAACATACGGAGAGAATTTATCAAGATTTCCCTCATGCCCAATGGCTCTATGCTTTCCCTTTATCACCCTTGTGGAACGTTTCTTTACCCCATAGTAATGGTTTAGATATTGAGGACTGGATTGATGAATTAAAACACAGTTATCGCCTTTCTGATAACCAAATTGTCAAGACTATTTACAGTTCCATTGAAAACTACAGAAATTTGAACTCAGAACTGAATACAGATTTATTTAATCAATCTTTATCTGTCAACAATGTCAACACATTATCCTCAAACTCAGTTGGGGTAGGTAATTCCTCTGTCAACAAATCTGTCAGCACCTCCATCAACAATCATCAACAGTGTCAACAAATGAATGAAGCTGAATTAATCGCTAAACTACATGAAATTATCGATATAGCTCCTTCTAAGTCCACCATCACCGTCTTATTCTTCCAATTATCAAAGTCCACTGGACGTTCTGTTAATGAAATCCGAAAATTATACCAAGATTTAATTGCAGATATTGAAAAAGAGAATGATCGCCCTATTGTCAAACAGGAAATTAAACAGTTGTTGACACTAGAATCAACTCATCTGGATTTAGGGGATTATTTACCGATAGAAATGGTTAAACCTTTAAATCATATAGCAGAAATTCTTGGTTCAAATAGTCTTAGCCAATTAACTGCATTATTACCTGTTGTGGCTTCTATCATTAATCCAGATACGAAATTAACTCTGGTCAAAAGTAGTAAATTTTATGCCCGTCCTATTTTTTACTCGGCGGTTGTCGGTGAAAGTGGTTGTGCTA is drawn from Cyanobacterium aponinum PCC 10605 and contains these coding sequences:
- a CDS encoding tyrosine-type recombinase/integrase, producing MLSQTNNPESLQLSAPIPLTLHPAAVYLSGLRNNSYRSIRYCLDTVAKILSQGQCDCITIDWSKIRYHHTMALRSALIDKYHPTTINSMLTAFKRVLGETQKLGLMEFEVYQKTVDFKKVVGTAEPKGRALSKKEIGQIIATCDGNSPTDIRDRAIIGILRGGGLRRGELINLELRDLELDTGKLIIRQGKGHKTRHVYIPSSALEFVKQWLQLRGYEDGYLFCRIHRGGHLKMGKMHSDSIWRMLQKRAKMANLKSCCPHDLRRTFCGDLLSAGVDIVTVQKLAGHASPITTASYDRRDDEIRRNAVENLGF